The following proteins are co-located in the Diaphorobacter sp. HDW4B genome:
- a CDS encoding transcriptional repressor yields the protein MPVYSSDAPPALQQAHPQTTLPLRSHFNHLLQEAQLRPTISRINVLQVFMAHPLRKMNIHDVYRILDSAGVITSMATIQRTLSQLALGGVLARSGSMKRGDGSSLFWMQEL from the coding sequence ATGCCCGTTTACTCCAGCGACGCACCGCCCGCTTTGCAACAAGCCCATCCACAGACCACGCTGCCGCTGCGCAGCCACTTCAACCACCTGCTGCAGGAAGCCCAACTGCGCCCCACCATCTCGCGCATCAACGTGCTGCAAGTGTTCATGGCCCATCCCTTGCGGAAAATGAACATCCACGACGTCTACAGAATTCTCGACAGCGCCGGAGTCATCACCAGCATGGCAACCATCCAACGCACACTGAGCCAACTCGCCCTCGGCGGCGTGCTTGCCCGCAGCGGCAGCATGAAGCGCGGCGATGGGAGTTCGCTGTTCTGGATGCAGGAACTGTGA
- a CDS encoding nuclear transport factor 2 family protein: protein MSQWPSTLEERIDRLESLDAIRQLAGKYSLSLDMRDMDAHVNLFAPDIRVGREKVGRAHFKAWQDSTLRDQFTGTSHHLGQHIIEFSDKDHATGVVYSKNEHECGAEWVIMQMLYWDDYERIDGQWFFRRRLPCYWYATDLNKPPIGDMKMRWPGREPYHGAFHELFPSWKEFWANRPGKDELPEIAAPAPLGEFLKTMRRGTPDPRMRVR, encoded by the coding sequence ATGAGTCAATGGCCATCGACGCTCGAAGAGCGCATCGACCGTCTGGAATCGCTGGACGCCATCCGCCAACTGGCGGGCAAGTATTCGCTGTCGCTCGACATGCGCGACATGGATGCGCATGTCAATCTGTTCGCGCCCGACATCCGCGTGGGCCGCGAAAAAGTGGGGCGCGCGCACTTCAAGGCCTGGCAGGATTCCACACTGCGTGACCAGTTCACGGGCACCTCGCACCATCTGGGTCAGCACATCATCGAGTTCTCGGACAAGGACCACGCCACGGGCGTCGTCTATTCCAAGAACGAGCATGAGTGCGGCGCGGAATGGGTGATCATGCAGATGCTGTACTGGGACGATTACGAGCGCATCGATGGCCAGTGGTTTTTCCGCCGTCGCCTGCCATGCTATTGGTACGCGACGGATCTGAACAAGCCGCCGATTGGCGACATGAAGATGCGCTGGCCCGGCCGCGAGCCTTATCACGGCGCGTTTCATGAGCTGTTTCCGAGCTGGAAGGAGTTCTGGGCGAATCGTCCCGGCAAGGACGAGTTGCCCGAGATCGCCGCGCCAGCGCCGCTTGGCGAGTTTCTCAAAACCATGCGCCGCGGCACACCCGACCCGCGCATGCGCGTGCGTTGA
- a CDS encoding SDR family NAD(P)-dependent oxidoreductase: MRMQGKVAVVTGAGQGMGRAIAQRFAGEGATVVAVDLNEQAAKETLNGLDGKHLARSVNVADSKAVTALFSEIKKELGRVDALVNNAGVGSVDQFADIPDETWARVIGVNLNGAFYCAREAVKVMQETKTGGAVVNISSTSAVSGDGPAHYCASKAAIMGLTRGMAKELAPQGIRVNTLVPGPTNTPMMQGIPQEWADAIIKGVPMGRMAEPEDIAKVAVFLASDDSGFVTGQNVAVNGGSAFI; encoded by the coding sequence ATGCGAATGCAAGGTAAGGTGGCGGTGGTCACAGGTGCGGGTCAGGGCATGGGGCGCGCGATTGCGCAGCGTTTTGCGGGTGAAGGTGCAACCGTGGTGGCGGTGGATTTGAACGAGCAGGCCGCCAAGGAAACTTTGAATGGACTCGATGGTAAGCATCTTGCACGCTCGGTGAACGTGGCCGACAGCAAGGCCGTTACTGCGCTGTTTTCCGAGATCAAGAAGGAGCTGGGCCGCGTCGATGCGCTGGTAAACAACGCGGGTGTGGGTTCGGTCGATCAGTTTGCGGACATCCCCGATGAAACCTGGGCGCGCGTGATTGGTGTGAATCTGAATGGCGCTTTCTACTGCGCACGTGAAGCCGTCAAGGTCATGCAGGAGACCAAGACGGGCGGTGCGGTGGTCAACATCTCCAGCACTTCGGCGGTGAGCGGTGATGGCCCCGCGCACTACTGCGCATCGAAGGCCGCGATCATGGGTCTCACGCGCGGCATGGCCAAGGAGTTGGCTCCGCAAGGCATTCGCGTGAACACGCTGGTGCCCGGCCCGACCAACACGCCGATGATGCAAGGCATTCCGCAGGAGTGGGCCGACGCCATCATCAAGGGCGTGCCCATGGGCCGCATGGCCGAGCCCGAGGACATTGCCAAAGTGGCGGTGTTTCTTGCCAGCGATGACAGCGGTTTCGTGACCGGTCAGAACGTGGCGGTCAACGGCGGCAGCGCTTTCATCTGA
- a CDS encoding Fe2+-dependent dioxygenase — protein sequence MMLRIPGLLPPEEVKLCRKALEEAQWQDGRATAGSLAIQVKANLQLSLDSPVAQAIGNRILDRLGQNPLFMSAALPLKVLPPRFNRYESGGTYGNHIDNAFFNIPGTAIKVRTDVSTTVFLSDPDEYEGGELIVEDTFGHQSVKLPAGDAIVYPGTSLHRVNPVTHGTRYGSFFWTHSLVASDEKRRILFYLDQEIQSLTLRHPGDSSLAPLSGTYHNLLRMWAQA from the coding sequence ATGATGCTTCGCATTCCCGGCCTTCTTCCCCCCGAAGAAGTGAAACTGTGCCGCAAGGCACTCGAAGAAGCCCAATGGCAAGATGGCCGCGCCACGGCAGGAAGCCTTGCCATTCAGGTCAAGGCCAATCTGCAACTGTCACTGGACAGCCCGGTCGCACAAGCCATCGGCAACCGCATTCTCGACCGACTCGGACAGAACCCCTTGTTCATGTCGGCCGCACTACCCCTCAAGGTGCTGCCACCGCGCTTCAATCGTTATGAAAGCGGCGGCACCTACGGCAACCACATCGACAACGCCTTTTTCAACATCCCCGGCACGGCGATCAAAGTACGCACCGACGTATCGACCACCGTGTTCCTGAGCGACCCCGATGAGTATGAAGGCGGCGAGCTTATCGTCGAAGACACCTTCGGCCACCAGAGCGTGAAACTGCCAGCCGGTGACGCCATCGTCTACCCCGGCACCAGCTTGCATCGCGTGAATCCGGTAACCCACGGAACACGCTACGGCAGCTTCTTCTGGACCCACAGCCTCGTGGCCTCCGACGAAAAGCGCCGCATCCTCTTCTACCTCGACCAGGAAATCCAGTCGCTCACCCTGCGCCATCCCGGCGACTCCAGCCTGGCGCCGCTCTCCGGCACCTATCACAACCTGCTGCGCATGTGGGCACAGGCCTGA
- a CDS encoding SDR family oxidoreductase, with amino-acid sequence MTNTSERFSGKVAIVTGGASGVGLEVVQLLHSQGAKVCISDINEEAGKALAARLGERALFVRHDVTNEDQWKAAIARTQEAFSAPLNVLVNNAGILLKGDMETGRLEDFRRLLNVNTESVFIGCQQGIAAMKEHGGSIINMASVSSWLPVDPYAGYSASKAAVSALTRAAALLCRKKGYAVRVNSVHPDGIYTPMMQASLPSGVTREMVLHDAARNRAGRTYMPDRIAQLVAFLASDESSVMSGSELHADNSILGMGL; translated from the coding sequence ATGACAAACACAAGCGAACGATTCAGCGGCAAGGTAGCCATCGTCACCGGCGGTGCCAGCGGCGTGGGCCTGGAAGTCGTGCAACTGCTGCACTCACAAGGCGCGAAGGTCTGCATCAGCGACATCAACGAAGAAGCAGGCAAGGCGCTGGCCGCACGTCTGGGCGAACGCGCCCTGTTCGTGCGCCACGACGTGACCAACGAAGACCAATGGAAAGCAGCCATCGCCAGAACGCAGGAAGCCTTCAGCGCGCCGCTCAACGTGCTGGTCAACAACGCAGGCATTCTGCTCAAGGGCGACATGGAAACCGGGCGCCTGGAAGACTTCCGCAGGCTGCTCAACGTGAACACCGAATCCGTCTTTATCGGCTGCCAGCAAGGCATTGCGGCGATGAAGGAGCATGGTGGCTCGATCATCAACATGGCGTCCGTCTCTTCGTGGCTGCCGGTCGATCCGTATGCGGGTTACAGCGCGAGCAAGGCGGCAGTGTCGGCGTTGACGCGTGCTGCTGCTCTCCTGTGCCGCAAGAAGGGGTATGCGGTGCGGGTGAATTCTGTTCATCCCGACGGGATCTATACGCCGATGATGCAGGCGTCCTTACCTTCCGGGGTGACGCGGGAGATGGTGTTGCATGATGCTGCGCGCAATCGCGCGGGGCGGACTTACATGCCGGATCGGATTGCTCAATTGGTGGCGTTCTTGGCCAGTGATGAGTCAAGTGTGATGAGTGGGAGTGAGTTGCATGCTGACAACTCCATTCTCGGAATGGGGCTTTGA
- a CDS encoding alkene reductase — MNPQQLFTPMQLGRIHLRNRIVMAPMTRNRATPDGLPTAMMVEHYAQRADAGLIVAEGTWPEVTGQAYCRQPGIETAEQVRAWQRVTDAVHARGGSIVLQIMHSGRIGSQHIKPAGVRSVSASAIQAAGQIWTDAAGMQDHDVPVALTTEEVRAAIATHGAAAQRAIDAGFDGVELHGTSGYLSMQFLSSSTNQRTDEYGGDAAHRVRFAAECLQAMSAAIGADRVGLRLNPGNTYNDTSDENSGATHAELMRQAAKLGIAYLHVMRAPVPDIDAFALARENFGARLILNDGFDAHSAEAALIAGLGEAVSFARHFVGNPDLVSRMREGLALSKFDRKTLYTAGEEGYSDYAAAVTALPA, encoded by the coding sequence ATGAACCCCCAACAACTTTTCACGCCCATGCAACTGGGCCGCATCCATCTGCGCAACCGCATCGTCATGGCCCCCATGACGCGCAACCGCGCCACGCCCGACGGCCTGCCCACGGCGATGATGGTCGAGCATTACGCCCAACGCGCCGACGCAGGGCTGATCGTTGCCGAAGGCACCTGGCCCGAAGTGACCGGCCAGGCCTACTGCCGTCAACCCGGCATCGAAACCGCCGAGCAGGTACGCGCCTGGCAACGTGTGACCGATGCCGTGCATGCGCGCGGCGGCAGCATTGTTCTGCAGATCATGCATTCGGGCCGCATTGGCAGCCAACACATCAAGCCCGCTGGCGTGCGCTCGGTGTCGGCTTCCGCGATTCAGGCCGCAGGCCAGATCTGGACCGACGCCGCAGGCATGCAGGACCACGATGTGCCGGTCGCGCTCACCACGGAGGAAGTCCGCGCCGCCATCGCCACGCATGGCGCTGCCGCCCAGCGTGCCATTGATGCGGGCTTTGACGGTGTGGAACTGCATGGAACGAGCGGCTACCTGAGCATGCAGTTTTTGAGCTCGTCCACCAATCAGCGCACGGATGAATACGGCGGCGACGCCGCCCACCGCGTGCGCTTTGCCGCCGAATGTCTGCAGGCCATGTCAGCGGCCATCGGCGCAGATCGAGTGGGTTTGCGCCTCAATCCGGGCAACACATACAACGACACCAGCGACGAGAACTCGGGCGCGACGCATGCCGAACTCATGCGCCAGGCGGCGAAGCTGGGCATTGCTTATCTTCACGTGATGCGTGCGCCTGTGCCGGATATCGACGCGTTTGCGCTGGCGCGAGAGAATTTTGGTGCCCGGTTGATCTTGAACGACGGGTTTGATGCGCATTCAGCCGAAGCTGCGTTGATCGCCGGTTTGGGCGAGGCGGTATCGTTTGCTCGTCACTTCGTTGGGAACCCGGATCTGGTGTCGCGCATGCGCGAGGGCTTGGCGTTGTCGAAGTTTGATCGCAAGACTTTGTACACGGCTGGCGAGGAGGGCTACTCGGACTATGCAGCAGCAGTGACGGCCTTGCCTGCATAG
- a CDS encoding SDR family NAD(P)-dependent oxidoreductase codes for MSSSNNANNSKRLDGKVAFVTGGGSGIGAATAERFAQEGATVVICGRRKEPLEEVVARIQAAGGKAEAVVADVGNEQQIVGALEQTAQKHGALDVLVNNAMAYTWGGIDAMTTQDWHANFNTSVDGTFWGTRTALQLMTKQNKGGSIINVSSICGTLGTPYMSGYSAAKAAIINFSRAAAAEGAPANVRVNVVIPAVVETPSTAGMLADDASRKTTEKLIPMGRVGQPVELANAALFLASDESSYVTGAALPVDGGRSAVLVTAL; via the coding sequence ATGAGCAGCAGCAACAACGCAAACAACAGCAAGCGTCTGGATGGCAAGGTCGCGTTCGTGACCGGTGGTGGTTCCGGCATTGGTGCGGCAACGGCCGAGCGCTTTGCGCAAGAGGGTGCGACCGTGGTGATCTGCGGGCGTCGCAAGGAGCCGCTGGAAGAAGTGGTCGCGCGCATCCAGGCCGCAGGTGGCAAGGCCGAGGCGGTGGTGGCCGATGTGGGCAACGAGCAGCAGATCGTCGGCGCGCTGGAGCAGACCGCGCAGAAGCACGGCGCGCTCGACGTGTTGGTGAACAACGCCATGGCCTACACCTGGGGCGGCATCGATGCGATGACGACGCAGGACTGGCACGCCAATTTCAACACCTCGGTGGACGGCACGTTCTGGGGCACGCGCACCGCGCTGCAACTGATGACCAAGCAGAACAAGGGCGGCTCCATCATCAATGTGAGCTCGATCTGCGGAACGCTGGGCACGCCCTACATGTCGGGTTACTCGGCCGCCAAGGCGGCGATCATCAACTTCTCGCGCGCGGCTGCCGCAGAAGGCGCGCCTGCCAACGTGCGCGTGAACGTGGTGATTCCTGCGGTGGTCGAAACCCCATCGACTGCCGGCATGCTGGCCGATGATGCGTCGCGCAAGACCACCGAAAAGCTGATTCCCATGGGCCGCGTCGGTCAACCCGTGGAGTTGGCGAATGCCGCGTTGTTCCTGGCAAGCGATGAGTCCAGCTATGTGACGGGCGCAGCGCTGCCGGTGGACGGTGGCCGTTCCGCCGTGCTCGTCACTGCGCTTTGA